GAAGCAGCGCGGCCACGACCAGCGCCGAGGCGTCGCGCGCTGCCCCCTCCGGGGTCAGCCTGTTGATGACGAAGCCGAGGGCGGCGCCGACTGCCGTGGCGACGGCCCCGATGGTGGGAACGATGGAGTTCGCCATGATGAGCTGCCTGCGCGGCACGACGTGGGGCAGGCCCGCGGACAGCGCGGAGAGGAGGAAGCGGTTGATGCCGAGGGTGATGAGTGCGAGGACGGAGACGGGGAGGAAGCCTGCACCCGTGAACATGAGCGCGGCGAGGATGAGGCACAGCAGTGCCCGGATCGCGTTCCCCCAGAAGAGGACCGCCTGGCGGCTCCATCGGTCGAGCAGGGGGCCGACGAACGGGCCGACGATCGTGAACGGCAGCAGGAGGACCGTGAAGGCGGCCGCTACGCCGGCGGCCGTCGTCATCGTCGTCGGGTTGAAGAAGTAGAGGGTGGCGAGACCAACCTGGAACATACCGTCCCCGGACTGGGAGATGAGGCGGACGCGGAAGAGCCGCCTGAAGCCGTCGTGGACTAGGAGGGATCTGAGGTCGGCGAGGACCGCCACTAGAGGTTCTCCTCCGCCCATTCCCGCAGGCGCCGCTCGGCCTCGTCCGGGTCGAGCGGACCGTGCTCCATCCGCAGGTCGAGAAGATGCTTCCGGGCCCTGCCGACTGCCGGCCCGGGTGCGAGTCCGAGGATCTCCATGATCTGACTGCCGTCGAGGTCCGGGCGGACGGCGGCGAGCTCCTCCTTCTCCTCCAGCTCCGCGATCCTGTTCTCGAGATCGTCGTAGGCGGCCTGCAGCCTCATCGCCTTGCGCTGGTTGCGCGTCGTGCTGTCGGCGCGGGTGAGCCTGTGGAGCCGCTCGAGGAGATGCCCGGCATCATTGACGTAGCGGCGCACCGCCGAATCGGTCCACACCGCCTCGCCGTACCCGTGGAAGCGCTGATGAAGCTCGACGAGGCGGGACACGTCCTTGATCGTCTGCTTGTCGAACCGCAACTCCCGCATGCGCTGGCGGGTCATCTTCGCCCCGACGATGTCGTGCTGATGGAAGGTGACCTTGCCGCCCGGTCCGAACCGGCGGGTGGGCGGCTTGCCCACGTCATGCATGAGCGCCGCGAACCGGAGGACGAAGTCCGGTCCCGGCACGGGGCCGTCCGCGTCGGTCTCGAGCTCGATGGCCTGGTCGACGACGGTCAGCGTGTGCTCGTAGACGTCCTTGTGCCGCCCATGCTCGTCGACCGTCGACTTGAGGGCCGCAACCTCGGGCAGGACCAGCTCGGCCACGCCCGTGTATTCCATGAGCTCGATGCCCCGCCTGGGGTGGGGGGAGATCATGAGCCTCTCCAGCTCCGAGCGGATCCGCTCGGCTGAAACGATCGACAGCCGGTCGGCGAGCTCCGACATCGCCGACATGGTCGGCTCGTCCACGTCGAAACCGAGCTGGGCCGTGAACCGGGCCGCCCGCATAATCCGCAGCGGATCGTCGGAGAAGGAGATGATCGGGTCGATCGGGGTGCGGAGCAGCCCGTCGACAAGGTCGGACAGGCCACCGCAGGGGTCGACGAGCTCGAGCGACGGCAGGCGCACCGCCATCGCGTTGACCGTGAAGTCCCGGCGTGTGAGATCCCCCTCGAGAGTATCGCCGAAGGCGACCTGGGGCTTGCGGGAATCCGGGTCGTACTCGTCCGATCGGTAGGTCGTCACCTCGACGGTGAGGCCGTGGAGGGACGCACCGATGGTGCCGAACTCCCGGCCGATATCCCACGTCGTCGCGCCCGCCGCGTTGAGCAGGGCGAGGGTCTCGTCCGGCCGCGCAGACGTGGTGAAGTCCATGTCGTTCGCGGCGATGCCCAGGAACGCGTCGCGCACCGGCCCGCCGACAAGAGCGAACTCGTGGCCCGCCTCCGCAAAGCGCTTGGAGAGGCGCATGACTGCGGGCGGCAGATGCGTGAGGGCCGCCTGTGCGACCCCGAGACGGCGCGCGGTTTCCTGAGGGTTGGACACCTTCTGTCACGTCCTTAACTGGGGCAGGGCCACGCCGTGACGTGCCTGCTGGGATAGACTTGCGCGAACATTATTACAGTTAAGAGTATGCCGATGCCGGACCCGATGCCTCGACCGCGCGGCCCACAGCCGTGGCGCCGTGCGGCTCCGGCGACCCGAATCGGCGCCCGCCGCTCCTATCTGCCTGTGGTCAATGAGACATCGGCCGGTGGGATTGTCGTCAAGCCCGTCGAGGGCATCGCCTGGGTCGCGGTCATCGCTCGCCGCAACCGGGCCGGTCGCCTCGAGTGGTGCCTTCCCAAGGGTCATCTCGAGGGCGAGGAGACGGCCGAGGAGGCCGCGGTTCGGGAGATCCACGAGGAGACCGGCATCCTCGGACAGATCCTCACCCACCTCGCAACCATCGATTATTGGTTCTCCGGCACCGATCGGCGTGTTCACAAGGTCGTTCATCACTTCCTGCTCGAGGCCCTCTCCGGCGAGCTGACGACGGAGAACGATCCCGACCAGGAGGCCGAGGACGTCGCATGGATCCGGCTCGACCAGGTCGCCTCTCGCCTCGCCTATCCGAACGAGCGCCGCATCGCATCGCTCGCCCGGGATGTGCTGACAGGGAAAGCGTGAAACGGCTGCTGACGGCGGTCTGCGCTGCCGCACTGCTCGGTGCCGCTCCGCCCGCCGCGGCGAGCAGCGCCGAGCCGATCGAGATCGAGATCACCGACATCTCCCCCGTTCACCGCGCGGGCGACTCACTCCCGGTGAGCGTGACGGTGACGAACCCGGGTTCTCGGATCGAGAACGTGCCCTTCGACCTCACCGTCCAGGCCTCTGTCCCGCTTTATCGCTCGACCGTGACCTCCTGGCTGGCGGACGAGACGATCAATGCGCAGATGCTCACCCTCGACCGCCGCACGGTTGACCTGCCCCGCGGGGAGACAACCTTTGACATCGACCTGCCCTCGGACGTGCTGACGTGGGGCAATACCGCGACTTCGTGGGGTCCGCGCGGCGTCCAGGCCAGCGTCAATGTCGACGATGAGACGATCGTCGACCGGACCTTCCTCACGACCGAGCCCTCCTTCGAGCTGGAGCCGATGACGTTCACGGCGATTGTCCCGATCACGGTCTCAGCCGAGGAGCTCGAGCAGGTGCCGACCTCTCTCGAGCGCTACGACCAGTCCGTGACGGCGCTCCGAGAAGGATCCCTCGAGCCGGGCGAGGATCTGCCGGACCCGATCGGCGCCGCCCTCCAGTCCGCGACCGACCGCGTCATTGACGACATCGAGTCCCTCACCAGCCCCGGCATCACCCTCGCGCTCGATTCCTCCTTCGCGGCCTCCTCCTACGGGACGGTCAACGAGACGGAAGAGGCGCTCGATGACTTCGCCTCGGGCGACGGCCACGAGCTGGCCCTCCTGCCCGCACTCGACGCCGATCTCTCCGCCTGGGCGGAGACCGCCGCAGACGACCTCTTCCTGCCCCACATCGAGCAGATGGAGAGCGCGCGGGCGGATCTGGCGGAGCGCGGGATCACGGCCCGGACTGATCTGCTGGTGGCACCCACGACCGCGGAGGTCGCCGCCCTCGGATTGGAGAACGGAGCCGAGGTCCTCGCGGTGCTCGGCTCCGATGTGCCGGCGAGCCAGCCGCTCAACTGGACCCCCTCCGCCCATGCCGTCATCGACGGAAGCCCGGCGATCGTCGCCGATGAGGAGCTGTCGCGCCTCCTGTCGGGCGAGGGGGATCTGTCGGACCTCGACCGCCGGCAGGCACTCGTCGCCCTCACCGCCATCCACTACCGTGAGCGCCCGAACGACCACCGACCGCTCGCCCTGCTCCTGCCCCGCGGGACGGACCCGGCCGCGATCAATGACAGTATCGAGTCGCTCAACGGAAGCTCGTGGCTCGAGGGCGGGACGGCATCCGACATCGAACGACTGCCGCTCGACCCGTTCGACCGTGAGGGTTTGACGAGCGCCGACGCCGAGACGGGCGCCCTCGGTGCGGCGGTCCCCTCGATCAACGAGGCGGGCCGTCTCGTCACGACGATCGGGGATCTCACGACGCAGCCGAGACTCTTCCGCGACGCTGTCGCCGCGACGGCCGGCGTGGTCGGATCGGGATCACTCCCTCCCCGGGAGCTCGACCGCCGGACGAACGACCTCGTCGAGCTTGCGGACACGCTGACCTCACAGCTCGCAGTCCAGCCCTCATCGACCGTCAATCTCATCTCCCGCGCATCCGAGTTCCCCGTCCATGTCACCTCGTCTCTGCCAGTCCCGATCACGGTCGCTGTCGAGATGCAGAGCGACGACCGGAGACTCCAGTTCGAGCCCGTGTCAACTGTTCTCCAGCCGAACACGACGACGACCGTCGGCGTCCCCGTCCGGGCGATCGGCTCGGGCAACGTCAGCACGCAGGTCGATATCCTCGGTCCCGTTGGACAGGTCATCGGCACCGGGACCGAGATCAATATCCGAGTACGAGCGGACTGGGAGAATGTGGGCACCGCGATCATCGCGGGGGTCTTCCTCCTCATCCTCATCGTCGGCATCATCCGCTCAGCCCGGCGCGGCACCCGCACCCCGCCCATCGCCGAGGCTGACCTTGAATCGGAGGAGTAGACAGTGGCTGGCGGTATTGCCCGCAGTTCTGCGGTGATGTTCGCGGGCACGCTCGTGTCACGCCTCCTCGGGCTCGTCAGGTCCCCGCTGCTGTTCGGCATCGCAGTCGGCCTCAACTACCCCGCAGGCAATGCGTTCGACATCGCCAACAAGCTTCCAACCCTCATCTACATGCTCGTCGCCGGTGGTGTCGTCAACGCCGTCCTCGTGCCCGCCATCGTCCGGGCCTCGAGCCGCCATGATGATGGCGGGGCCGCCTACATCAACAAGATGGTGACCCTCGGCGTGCTCGTCCTCGGCGCGATCACGACCGTGCTCACCCTCGCCTCCCCGCTCCTCGTCACGCTCTTCGCCTCGGGGCTCCAGGGCGAGTGGTATCAGCTGGCTGTCGCCTTCGCCTACTGGTGCGTGCCCCAGGTGTTCTTCTACGGCATGTACACGCTGCTCGGCCAGATCCTCAACGCGCGGGAGAACTTCGGGCCGTTCATGTGGGCCCCGGTCCTCAACAACATCGTCGCCATCGGCGGCATGCTGGCCCTGCTCAGCATCGACGGGCCGACGACCCCGGAGAATGCTCTCGACGCGTCACTGTGGGACGGCAGCCGAATCGCGATCCTCGGCGGCAGCGCCACCCTCGGTATCATCGTCCAGGCCGCCATTCTCCTCATCCCGCTGTATCGGATGGGGGTGCGGCTCAAGCCCGACTTCGCATTCCGCGGGGCGGGGCTGCGCTCTGTCGCCCAATCGGGCGGCTGGGTTCTCGCCTCAATGGGTGCCGGTATGATCCCGACCCTCCTCATCTCGAACGTCGCCTCGGTCGCCTCCCAGCGTGCGTCGACGATGAGCCCGCTCGATGCGCTCGGAGTACCCGGCAACGCGGCCTACACGACCGCCTACAGCCTCTACTCGCTCCCGACCTCCCTTGTCGTCGTCTCGATCGTCACGGCGATCTTCACGCGCATGGCCCAGAAGGCCACGAGCGGGAACCTCGCAGGGGTTCGTGACGATACGTCGCGCGCCCTGCGCATCGTCGCCGTCTTCACGTTCCTCGCGACCGCCCTCATCGCCGTCCTCGCCACCCCCGCCATCCGCATCATCAGCCCCGGATCGGCGTGGGAGGAGGTCTCCTCGATCGGCCCGGTCCTCCTGACCATGTCGCTCGGACTGGTCGGCGTCGGCTCCTTCACCGTCCTCCAACGGGTCTACTACGCCCTCGAGGATGCCAAGGGCCTGTTCGTCATCCAGATCCCCTTCTTCATCCTCCACTCCGTCCTCATCCTCTCGACGATCCTCCTGCCCGCCCGGTTCATCGTCGTCGGCGTCGGGCTGTCGATGGCGATCACCAACACGGCCACCTTCGTCGCCGCGCTCCTGCAGCTGCGTCGCCGCCTGGGCGGGATCGACGGTCACACCATCCTCGCCTCCTTCACTCGGCTGGGAGCAGCGGCCCTCGTCGCCACCGCCGCAGGCTTCATGGTCCTGCGGCTATTCGGCCCCCTGACGGCCGAGTTCACGTTCTCGCAGGCGGTCGCCCGAATTCTCGTCATCACCCCCGTCGTCACCGCCATCTACCTGGGGATCATGTGGCTGGGGAGGATGCCGGAGCTGCAGGTCCTCATGCGGCCCCTCATGGGCGTGTTGCGGCGCCTTCAGCGCAGGCCATCACCACAAGCCACTACACTGGATGGAATTGAGAGATCCTCGACCGACGGAGTGAATGTGTCCTTGAACCTGTTGCCAGGACGGCGGCTGCGCGATCGCTACGAACTCGTGGACCACTTGGAGTCGACGGACGGCATGGAGATCTGGCAGGGCGTCGACACCGTGCTCGGCGCGGACGTCCGCCTCATGATCCTGCCCACCGACCAGCCGACGCGGGAGGCGACCGTGGATGCCGCCCGCCGGGGCGTCCTCGTCGACGACGTCCGACTCATCAAGCTTCTGTCGATCTTCGACATGCCGGGCGCATCCGTCATCGTCTCCGAGCTTCCGACCGGGACGACGATGGCGGAGTACATCGCC
This is a stretch of genomic DNA from Flaviflexus salsibiostraticola. It encodes these proteins:
- a CDS encoding CCA tRNA nucleotidyltransferase gives rise to the protein MSNPQETARRLGVAQAALTHLPPAVMRLSKRFAEAGHEFALVGGPVRDAFLGIAANDMDFTTSARPDETLALLNAAGATTWDIGREFGTIGASLHGLTVEVTTYRSDEYDPDSRKPQVAFGDTLEGDLTRRDFTVNAMAVRLPSLELVDPCGGLSDLVDGLLRTPIDPIISFSDDPLRIMRAARFTAQLGFDVDEPTMSAMSELADRLSIVSAERIRSELERLMISPHPRRGIELMEYTGVAELVLPEVAALKSTVDEHGRHKDVYEHTLTVVDQAIELETDADGPVPGPDFVLRFAALMHDVGKPPTRRFGPGGKVTFHQHDIVGAKMTRQRMRELRFDKQTIKDVSRLVELHQRFHGYGEAVWTDSAVRRYVNDAGHLLERLHRLTRADSTTRNQRKAMRLQAAYDDLENRIAELEEKEELAAVRPDLDGSQIMEILGLAPGPAVGRARKHLLDLRMEHGPLDPDEAERRLREWAEENL
- a CDS encoding NUDIX domain-containing protein — protein: MPRPRGPQPWRRAAPATRIGARRSYLPVVNETSAGGIVVKPVEGIAWVAVIARRNRAGRLEWCLPKGHLEGEETAEEAAVREIHEETGILGQILTHLATIDYWFSGTDRRVHKVVHHFLLEALSGELTTENDPDQEAEDVAWIRLDQVASRLAYPNERRIASLARDVLTGKA
- a CDS encoding DUF6049 family protein, coding for MKRLLTAVCAAALLGAAPPAAASSAEPIEIEITDISPVHRAGDSLPVSVTVTNPGSRIENVPFDLTVQASVPLYRSTVTSWLADETINAQMLTLDRRTVDLPRGETTFDIDLPSDVLTWGNTATSWGPRGVQASVNVDDETIVDRTFLTTEPSFELEPMTFTAIVPITVSAEELEQVPTSLERYDQSVTALREGSLEPGEDLPDPIGAALQSATDRVIDDIESLTSPGITLALDSSFAASSYGTVNETEEALDDFASGDGHELALLPALDADLSAWAETAADDLFLPHIEQMESARADLAERGITARTDLLVAPTTAEVAALGLENGAEVLAVLGSDVPASQPLNWTPSAHAVIDGSPAIVADEELSRLLSGEGDLSDLDRRQALVALTAIHYRERPNDHRPLALLLPRGTDPAAINDSIESLNGSSWLEGGTASDIERLPLDPFDREGLTSADAETGALGAAVPSINEAGRLVTTIGDLTTQPRLFRDAVAATAGVVGSGSLPPRELDRRTNDLVELADTLTSQLAVQPSSTVNLISRASEFPVHVTSSLPVPITVAVEMQSDDRRLQFEPVSTVLQPNTTTTVGVPVRAIGSGNVSTQVDILGPVGQVIGTGTEINIRVRADWENVGTAIIAGVFLLILIVGIIRSARRGTRTPPIAEADLESEE
- a CDS encoding lipid II flippase MurJ — encoded protein: MAGGIARSSAVMFAGTLVSRLLGLVRSPLLFGIAVGLNYPAGNAFDIANKLPTLIYMLVAGGVVNAVLVPAIVRASSRHDDGGAAYINKMVTLGVLVLGAITTVLTLASPLLVTLFASGLQGEWYQLAVAFAYWCVPQVFFYGMYTLLGQILNARENFGPFMWAPVLNNIVAIGGMLALLSIDGPTTPENALDASLWDGSRIAILGGSATLGIIVQAAILLIPLYRMGVRLKPDFAFRGAGLRSVAQSGGWVLASMGAGMIPTLLISNVASVASQRASTMSPLDALGVPGNAAYTTAYSLYSLPTSLVVVSIVTAIFTRMAQKATSGNLAGVRDDTSRALRIVAVFTFLATALIAVLATPAIRIISPGSAWEEVSSIGPVLLTMSLGLVGVGSFTVLQRVYYALEDAKGLFVIQIPFFILHSVLILSTILLPARFIVVGVGLSMAITNTATFVAALLQLRRRLGGIDGHTILASFTRLGAAALVATAAGFMVLRLFGPLTAEFTFSQAVARILVITPVVTAIYLGIMWLGRMPELQVLMRPLMGVLRRLQRRPSPQATTLDGIERSSTDGVNVSLNLLPGRRLRDRYELVDHLESTDGMEIWQGVDTVLGADVRLMILPTDQPTREATVDAARRGVLVDDVRLIKLLSIFDMPGASVIVSELPTGTTMAEYIASGPVPEDQARAIVGETAGALDAGTRRGVRHLTLREELVRLDPEGSVFVDGLGVDAAFAGEHAADVDPDALDRRDAENLAVLLAALVLGEESPEADRTEFLQRAAEESSDETISTLLADVSRGEGPQSTSGIIKALAPWGSIDAASMPDLQPTQAMTAVTDPFAEPVQPAKATVASPIAAPVIRPAPTVWPQRTPESPSDPSSWTALSAEPEDNNRSDNSSNILLGIIAVLVLLIGVFAFRYLTSDTSPVTIADDETTAAAEETTGEEPTPAEEPTTEEVIEYPDPQIQSISLLNPQAAQLDPTTVDSQDNPGSIPNLSDGNPGTSWSSWWYSDQGFWLKDGIGLEITLAEETEITDVVLAVDGNGGLVQWRDTVNAAPDSGQILAESAMSSETVLTAAEPVVSQTIILWFDELPTANSDGLFRIDISEITVR